The Branchiostoma lanceolatum isolate klBraLanc5 chromosome 7, klBraLanc5.hap2, whole genome shotgun sequence nucleotide sequence AAACACGTCACTTCGTCCTGACAGGGTGGACTGAGCTTACAATCAGGccgtgatgacgtcacatcACCTAGGAGACACGCCATGTTTGTTGTCACTGCTCAAGTTACCTGGGCGATACCACCTGGCCAACATGGGGGAGGGCTGAtgttagtaacgttacatggcacCATTATTATTCTTTGTTGCATGTTAAGTACCAAAACATTACTTCAACTGACAGTGTAGAATACATAAGCAAAGTATTTTTGTATAGTCTTCTCAAGCTAGTTATATTTTCCTATATAGGGGAGCCTTCGAAACTAACATAACTTTATGGGATGTGATATTTACTTCTTTAGGTCACTACATAAAGAGGTGCAGCCTCAAGTTCACTTTTCTAATAGTTTAGACCATACATTAACAGGAAACTTGAACTTCTAAAATGTAGGGAGGGTGAGATCTTAAACACGAACCACTTTTAGTGTAATGATTTATTGTGAATAGAAATACAAGGGGCAAAAAGACACCTTTAAATGAGTGGTCTCGTCCTAAGTAGAATCTAATAGCGTCCTAAGTAAGCTAACGCCATGTACTGACAGGTATCGTAAACAATCGAGACTAGacgtgggggtggggggcaggaAGAAATCGGTAAAACATGGAGTGTTCCATACTTTCACGTCTAACCGACACCGTGCAGTTCTGTCAGACGTGTTTTGAACGTTACAGTGAGCCGAGGGTGCTGAACTGTCTGCATGTGTTCTGTACAAACTGTCTAGAGTCTGCGGCTGGAGAAGAAACTACGGTAGGATACCACAGTGTTTACAACTTATTCCAGCAATTTCATAAGTGCAAATAGTTATGAagtgtatacacatgtacttacGCACAAGAAGTAAAGTCATAAACTGTGAAGCAACACCGGACATCAGGGTGAACAAGTTTAAGAGTACAAGCGATTAACAAAGTTATGCGTTCGTGTCTGACATGTATCATCGGTCAAGGTAGAGATCACGCTCTGGCAGAATCGGTGATTCTACCGGTTTGTAGAGATCGCGATCGTAGTCTCTCTGTCGACAGATTGCGATCACTCGGATCTCTACCAGTTCAATCGGCGATTCTGCCAGCACAAACGGTGATTCTAATAGTACAATCAGTGATTCTACGAGTACAGTCGACCCTTCTACTTGTCTGTCAAAGTAACAGAGACGACGATCTCTATCATAACATATGTATTGATATGAAGCCACATattaccaaagaccaaaacgacagtgctacacagcttccccaactcaattcttgccggtccgaggcatgattccaaacgctccgaggcataattccaaccgctccgaggtatgattccaaccggtccgaggcatttccaaccagtccgaggcataattccaaccgctccgaggcatgattccaaccggtccgcggtacaattttctttacgcaccgtgacctgattctaaccggtcctcggcagaattttctgccctacgcgctgacctgcgttcctcgacagcggcacagtcccctgtcccccacgctaatacagtggacgatcccaggtgggtcaagggtcactcgtgttgtgaatgtgtgGTGAACGCCAGTCAGGTCGtgtttttcagtgcttcgttctgactatcaccgTCTCTAAAAATACGTGCgtacaaactaaaaggaagccctgattgtcaatatcaactacaatatcaactacaatcgacggacaattggcgttagatattcctttttgcccctcccgtgtcagtagatcgactgaaaggatgatatagtgggcgttgacccctctagaaatctgcctgtcgtggactcaacattgctaccagcacacacacacacgttcaccacaaaacaatgttgtgtaatatgcacattagatattggccataaaattcattgacagaaacatacggtcgataatacaaaagatattcttgttcagtcacggaaaaatcctgttatagccccagccatgaatgaaatcgaatgttatagaaatgctatctgttactagtagtctgtgttgtccatgtatgaactttcatcaaataactcgaccatgcgatatgctgaaaggactaaaaaaaaccgtggccaacttgaacttttgccaccgtaggaagttgtcctgcgagacaggtccgtttatttcaggttcagaatctgaaataacacagaaacaaaatgcaagctatagtataacgttatataaaaggagagctagctgaggaagagaaggatgcgtaccgatcccgtcaagtacaccgccaactcatatgatatatatactatagtccgtagcactgacagtgtcaggtttgaggtctcttgaactttaatatcataatttaaacagagccaagccggttttattgctgtcacggttgttgcaacaacagcaaatatgcctatgacacacggcgacgaaagtttatattttcgcagttcacattcgacacgcgtgacccttgacccatctgggaccgtccactgtattagcgtgggggacaggggactgtgccgctgtcgaggaacgcagggcagcgcgcgCGTAGGGTAGAAAATTCTGCCGAGGACCGGTTAGAATCAGGTCGCGGtgcgtaaagaaaattgtaccgcggaccggttggaatcatgcctcggagcggttggaattatgcctcggactggttggaaatgcctcggaccggttggaatcatacctcggagcggttggaattatgcctcggagcgtttggaatcatgcctcggaccggcaagaattgagttggggaagctgtgtagcactgtcgttttggtctttggtaacATATACGCTGCTCTTTATTGCAAAATTGAATTCATTACACAAACTTTGACAACTTTTTTTCGATGCCTGATAATTTgtcacattaaattttgtaaaaaatattAGCGATGACATATTGATAGTCATCGATAAGGACAAATCAGACAATGATTACCTATATCTATCCATACAGGAACAAAGCTATTCGCTGTCTAGATTGAAAATAACTTTGTACGACTTCGGAAGTGAAAAGGTGACTCATTCATTGCAACAATGGTTTGTTGTATTAACAGGTCTGTTGTGCCATATGCAAGACCGTAACACCGTTGAACCCCCTAGAGAGGGTAGCTGGCCTTCCAGACGCTTCCTTCCTTCTCAAGCTGAGCGACGAAGACAACGAGCACCTTCAGCAGACGCTAGTCTTCAAGAAGTGCGGGGTCTGTGAAGATGGTTGTGATGAGGCCGTTGCGGAGTGTTTAGACTGCGGAGACTACTTGTGTGGAGACTGCGCAGTGTGTCACACCAGGACAAAGTTCACCAAAGGTCACCGAGTGGTGTCTCTATCCGAGACTGCAGACGAGACTGGCGATGTGTCATCACAGCCTGGGAACGAGGGAGACGAGAAACGTTTTAAAGAAAATGGCGGTCGTTCCATTTTAGCCATTTTGGATGAGGAATATGAACATCAAAATCTTTTGAGTACAATAGAAGAGCAAGATGATCAAAGCTCTGAAGATATGTCTTCAGACACAAAAGATGCAACAGATCTAGAGGAGTCCATGAATGCCTCGCAGTGTACCAATGACGATGAACATGAGAAGTTTGCCAGTGAAGTTGAAGTGCAAGGCAAGGGGGAAGTCACTCCAGCTTGCAGTCATGTGTCATTAGACATAGAGGGCGCTGTTGATCAACTACACCGCAAAGCGAGAGAACTCACCTCGCTAATGCAAAGTTGGCAAAAACTTGAGGAGGCAAAAGTAGCGGAAAGGAACGAAGTTGAAACCGATGTTGACGACTTCTCAGAAAGGTGATATTTCTACCATTAAAACAGTCTATATCTAAGAGgggaacaagaaaaatacacgATTATATGAAATATTAAAGAAAAAGCGACAGATAAAACATACACAATTTGCTTTGTGCAgatcacttttttttcttcagacgtCAGTGTTATCTAACAACGGTTGGTCAGAAGTAAGAGAAAGGAAATTTTCAATATTCAAACATGTGTATAATAACTCTCTATAAAAGATATGCTTTAACTAATGTGCACAAAACACTTTGAAATATGTCTATATTGAAGTAAGAAAATGTATAATAAAAGTATTTGTAGCCCTCCAAAGCTGCTAAATGCGGATTTTTTTCAGAGTTGAATTGTTTTCCTTTTCCCCCCGACCGTAGGTTGGAAGTTATAATCGGGAAGCAGCGAAGCTGGCTGCAGACCGAGACGGACATCGTGTACAGTCGGGTGTTTTCGGGCGTCGCCTCGGCTCGGGAGAAACTGGAGAAGCGACTCTGTGCGGTACATTACGTCACACAATTCACCACCGCGCTACAGAAATACGGCAACGTGAAACAGACAGAGTCTTTGAGGAATAGTCTGACTTCCAAGGTTGCTGAACTTCTCTCTTCagatgaagaagaaggagaagtgGTAGGTGACGGGAAAATAGCGTTCGAGCCGGATAAGAACCTACTATCGCACGTCACAAAGGGGATAGGAAAACTGAGGCACCAAGGCAACGGTACGCTTTCAAGTCCTGAAGAAAGTTTTCATGTACTAGAGGTCCAGTCAGAAAATGATACATCAGCAATCTCGGGCTGCCGTCAAGATAGTATCAACGCTACTCAAACAGACTGGCAGTCAGAAAACGGGCTTGCTGAAGAAGATAGAAAAGACAGTACGTCGAATGCAagcagagagccagacaatctGTTATGGGTGATTGGTAAAGGCGAGGATGACGTCATAAAGTTCAACAACCCCTGCGGCCTCGTGGTCACCAAGacaggtgacgtcatcgttgCGGACCAGGGAAACCACAGGCTGGTGGTCCTCAACAAAAATGGTGAATTCAAAACCAAAGTTAGTGTGGACGTATCGCCAAATGACGTTGTTATGAATAGAGAGGGTCAAGTTGCAGCAACGGGAACGAAAGGGGAGGGGAGGAAAAAAGAGGGCGAAGTTCAAGTTTGGAAGCTTCACCGGAAAAAGGAACACGAACTTGTGGTTAAGTTTGGAGCGGGAATCCTAAAGAACCCACATGGTATCGCGGTGGACAGTCAGGGTAGGTACGTGGTGGCGGACGTTGGGAAACACCGCGTGACCATCCACCGATCGGACGGCGGGACCCTCATGAGCTTCGGCGAGCACGGCGACGCCAACGACCAGTTCTACCTGCCGTATTACGTCGCCGTCACCAGTTCTGACGACATCGTCGTCTCGGACGAGTTCCAGAAATGCATCAAAGTGTTCAACTCTAGGGGAAGGTTTCTCCGTAGAATTGGACCAAAGTTGAAACGAGACTTCCATCTTGAGTGCCCGGGTGGCGTTTGCgtcatggatgacgtcatccttgttgtggacatttttaCCGGTGCCGTGACGGCCATATCTATGGAGGGAAAGTTCCAGAGAGTGTTGTTATCTCAGAAAGACGGTTTGAGCTATCCCCAGACGCTATTCATGGGCCCCGGGGGACTTCTTGTGGTCACAGAAGGGACCTTCTTCAAAGGGACTCACTGTGTGAAGGCTTATCGTCTGGAGGATTTCGCTACGTCACAGATAGAGAACAAATGATTGGTAGATTTCATTTGGTCTGTAGACTTTATTGTCAACGATCTACCATAGCCCATACGGTAGTGAAGACGCATTCATGCAGCTATTCTCCTATCCTTGAATATAAAACCTATCTTCTTTAAAAGAGTGTGACTGTAACCTTGTATGGAGCAACTTGCTTTGGCTACGTTAAAACCGTGTCGTGTACATAATGAGATTACCAATTTGTTATAATGTTATTCGTCAGTCAATCATAACGTAACACTCATACAGGGCTTCATTCCACATATGGCGTCCTCATTTTTTGTCATGCAAAGCGAAATATTAAAAGAATAAGTCTAACGCTTATCATTTTCTTgtgaaaaatatcaaatgaACCCATATTATGGGCGTCAGGCTAAGGTTTCCGCCATATTTAAAATGTAAGAGAcgttaccatagcaacaaaATAAAGTGTTGAAGATGTCATGTGATTTTTTTCGCTTAATTTGTCATGCGCACGGGTGGACACTGCGTCTAATAATTCAGTATTACAGTATGGCGTTTGAGGCACGTTTCAAAGTGAAACGACAGCGTGGTAGATTAATTTTGAAGAGGGGGGTAAAGAGGACAAAAACATTTGAATGGTTGGATTATTTCGGTGGATAAAAGGCCCTGAACTATCGACGAATAATTATAGGTCATTTAATGCAATGTGCCGTACAGATCGAGGCCATTGCACCCTCATTATATAACACAAAGAAAGAGTAGCCGCCATGGGGCATATTTCTTCACAAGGACAAGCACTACCCAACACCACAAAAACTTATACATGTTGTCGGTATAGGTTTAATCATGTCAtaaacatataaacacacaaaacacacacaacatataaaacacacaaacaaaccgtgcacagaaaacacacacaaacaaacggcaCAGAAAACATAGCTTAATACTCGCACACCTCGTATATATTCACAAGAGTTGCGTGTTAAGTCAGCCATTCCTCAAAAGTCGTCCGACCGCTTCTGGAAATCCAAATTAACCTTTTTAAGGGCACATATATAACCGTAAGCAACCACTACATGAGGTCCTTGCGTTGAGCCGAGATTGAACAAAACAGTTAGTGGATAGTATCACCTGGAATACACTATTAGCAGAGCTACAGATACGAGCCTTAACAATGCATCGGGACTGAACTACCGGTCTACGTTCATAGGAGACGGCATAATAAGGTAAGGTTTCGCAGAAAACGCCACCATGGTTTGTGTGTGGTGACCTTTCAAGCATGTAGAGCTGCTGTTGCGTTCTCTAGTTTCGTCCCATTCTATGCTACATGCTATCAGCCAGTGTGCAGTACGTGCTTTTCACATACACGGGAATCTTTCGGACACAACATAGGTATGAACGTGACAACAGGCACACAAATGTTGTGTGTATGCCACTGCCTTTTTCATGCTCTATACACCAGAAGCTCGTGAACCCTGAGGCATTTTGATAATCGTTCTCCGCTTCAATGAAGCTGGCTGATTCTTACTTGAAACAGTATGCCCCGTGTAGAGTCAAAACGTTTGAAGCCATTGCTGAGTAAACATAAAGCATAAACTTTTCTAAGCAATAGATTTATGTCAGAAAAGAAATCTGAACAAAATTGAACCTCGCTGTGCCTGAACAAGTCTTTGGCCTGAGGGAGAGTAGACGGCATGTCATAGTTCAGGACGCTACATTAACACCAGTTTTTTCAGTGCCCTGAAGGTTTGGTGTGCCACGCAAGCAGACGTGCGACAGGTCATATAAGTTGttaaggagtcctaaactccaagTTTTTCTTGTCAACCCTGAAATTCTTTTTGTgacctaacttttgtcagacCTTCTCActgacaggtacattgtattcagccatcggctgaggttgtttaatttgaaaatcGAGGGTCACCTGGGGGATTTAGTAAAATACTGGAtgtttttgatgcgcacgggactggTGGGTAcattatcgtatactgtaataactaataagtattcatttttacttcctaaaattattatctattggaaaataaccccccccctctggagtttaggactcctttaa carries:
- the LOC136437798 gene encoding tripartite motif-containing protein 2-like codes for the protein MECSILSRLTDTVQFCQTCFERYSEPRVLNCLHVFCTNCLESAAGEETTVCCAICKTVTPLNPLERVAGLPDASFLLKLSDEDNEHLQQTLVFKKCGVCEDGCDEAVAECLDCGDYLCGDCAVCHTRTKFTKGHRVVSLSETADETGDVSSQPGNEGDEKRFKENGGRSILAILDEEYEHQNLLSTIEEQDDQSSEDMSSDTKDATDLEESMNASQCTNDDEHEKFASEVEVQGKGEVTPACSHVSLDIEGAVDQLHRKARELTSLMQSWQKLEEAKVAERNEVETDVDDFSERLEVIIGKQRSWLQTETDIVYSRVFSGVASAREKLEKRLCAVHYVTQFTTALQKYGNVKQTESLRNSLTSKVAELLSSDEEEGEVVGDGKIAFEPDKNLLSHVTKGIGKLRHQGNGTLSSPEESFHVLEVQSENDTSAISGCRQDSINATQTDWQSENGLAEEDRKDSTSNASREPDNLLWVIGKGEDDVIKFNNPCGLVVTKTGDVIVADQGNHRLVVLNKNGEFKTKVSVDVSPNDVVMNREGQVAATGTKGEGRKKEGEVQVWKLHRKKEHELVVKFGAGILKNPHGIAVDSQGRYVVADVGKHRVTIHRSDGGTLMSFGEHGDANDQFYLPYYVAVTSSDDIVVSDEFQKCIKVFNSRGRFLRRIGPKLKRDFHLECPGGVCVMDDVILVVDIFTGAVTAISMEGKFQRVLLSQKDGLSYPQTLFMGPGGLLVVTEGTFFKGTHCVKAYRLEDFATSQIENK